From the Bacteroidota bacterium genome, the window GTAAATCAAAGGTCTGCATAATCATTTCGCCGGTTACCGGTGGCTGCCAGTTACGCAGTTTGTCTTTTTGTTCTATTTCGGCAAGTTTGTGCCGTACAATTTCAAAATTCTTCAGGTATTTGATAACCTTTTGCTGATTTTTTGAAGTAATATCCGCTTCACACAGCAACATCAGATCATCAATGGTATCACCGGCTTCAAACAGCAGGCGCCGTATTGCCGAATCCGTAATTTCATCTTCGGCAAGTCTGGCCGGTCTCAGATGCAGCAGCACCAGCTTCTGTACATACTTCATCTTTTCGTTCAGCGGAAGCTTCAGTTCACGAAAAATATCATGCACCATGCGCTCGCCTTTTACTTCATGTCCGTGAAAAGTCCAGCCCGTTTCTTCACTGTATTTTTTAACGAGTGGTTTGGCAATATCATGAAGCAGTGCGGCCCAGCGAAGCCATAAATTATCGGTACGCTGTGCAACGCGGTCAAGTACTTTAATGGTATGAAAGAAGTTGTCTTTATGACCGCTGCCGCCGATTTTTTCAACACCCTGCAGTGCCGCTACCCATGGCAGAACGACCTCCAGCAATCCGGTTTCCTGCATATAAATGAATCCGTCTGAAGGAAAAGGTGCGAGCATCATTTTATTCAATTCGTCGGTGATACGTTCTTTAGAAACAATGGCAAGTCTTTTGCCATTTCTTTGAATGGCTGCAAGCGTTTTTTCTTCAATCGTAAAACCCAGCTGTGCCGCAAAACGCACGGCGCGCATCATTCTCAGCGGATCATCCGAAAAAGTAATATCAGGTTCCAGTGGTGTGCGGATAATTTTTTTTTCCAGATCGTGATGTCCGCCAAACGGGTCAATCAGGCTTCCGAAATCAAATTCATTCAATGAAAACGCCATCGCATTTATCGTGAAATCACGACGGTTTTGGTCGTCTTCAAGACTTCCGTTTTCAACCAGCGGCTTGCGCGAATCAGCGCGATAGGATTCTTTACGGGCACCTACAAATTCAACATCGAGTCCGTTATGGTGAATCATGGCTGTCCCGAAATTTTTAAACACCGTTACCAGGATGTTTTTTCCCAGCTTAGATGCCACGTTTTGAGCCAGCTCTATGCCGCTGCCTGCAACAACAATGTCTATATCTTTTGATTCACGCCCGAGCAGAATATCTCTTACATAGCCACCTATAACAAACGCTTCGGCACCAAGCTTGCGGGCTTCGTCAGCAACAATTTTAAAAATTGGATTTTCAAGATGACCGGATAATTGCAATACCGTAATTTTTACAAAAATATTATGTTCTGATTATTTGGTAAGACTCATTGTCAGTAAACTTGATGACAGTTGACGGTCGAACCTGGTTGATGGCATCGCGTTCAAAATCTACTACATAATCAACAGATTTGATGATTTCGGGCGATATTTTGCAAAACATAAGTGGAGTTGACTGTCCGCTGAAATTTGCCGACGACGACACCAATGGCGCGTTCAGCAAGCTGATGAGCCTGCGGCAGAATTCTGTTTTTACAATACGTATACCTATAGAACCATCTTCGGCGAGTAAATTTTTTGCAAGATTCTTGCCGCCCGGATACACAATGGTAAGCGGTGTGTCTATACTGTTAATCAGGTCGAGTGCTATGGCAGGAACTTTGTCTACATAGCGGTGCAGCTTTTCAAACTGATCGAGCAAAATAATAAGGCTTCGAGCCGGATCACGTTTTTTTATTTTAAAAATGCGGTCAACAGATTTTACTTTCGTAGCATCGCATCCTATTCCCCATATAGTGTCGGTCGGGTAGAGTATGATTCCGCCTTTTTCAAGAACCTCGTATGCTTTTAATAATTCTTCGGTCATTGTTTTACGCTCTTCAATAGTTGTTCTTTGGTAATTGCCATCGCGCATTTAAAATGTTTTTCAGGGCAGCTGTTAAATCCATGAAGTCCGCATGGTCTGCACTTCAGCGGTTCTGCTGTTTCAATTATTACGGCATTGTCCGATAAAGGACCAAAACCAAATGCCGGAACTGTAGAACAAAAAACGACACTTACTGCTGCATTCACGGCGCTTGCCAGATGTTGCGGTGCACTGTCGTTCGTGAAATTCATCTCGGCATCTTTCATCAATGCTGCCGTTTCAAGCAGGCTAAGCTTTCCGCAAAGACTTTCAGGCTTATTTCCGCGGCACAAATTTACGATTTTTTCTGCCGTCGTTTGATCGGAACCCGACCCTATGATAAATATTTTTTTATCGGCGGGCAATTCAGAAATGAACTCAGCCCATTTCTCTGCCGGCCATTGTTTTGTGAACCACAACGAGGCCGGAGCAATGGTAATATATCTGCCTTGAGCTATTTCTGATGCTTTTGCGAAAGCAGCTGCTGTGGGGAATAAACGGGGTGCTGCCGTCAACCCACCGCCGAACAATGGTTTTAGCAATGTCAGATTGCGCTCCGTCTCGTGTACAAAGGGAATACCGGTTCCAATTGCATGAGCTGCTTTATGCGTAAAAAGAAATGAAAATGGATTTTTATCAAAACCCGACCGCACTGCAGCACCCGAAAAACCTGCAAGAAATCCCGATGAAGCAAAACGCTGAATGTTTATTACTGCGTCGTATTTTTCGCGTCTGATTTTTTTTAACAGTGAAAAAAGATGACGGTATTTTTTTGACGATTTATCCCACACCAGTACATTCCGCACATACGGATGACCTGCAAACAGGCTTTCACAACCCTTTTTTACCAGGATATCAATAATGGTTTCAGGCTCTTGCCGGTGCACACATTCCGCTACAGGCGTGGCCAGTATCACATCACCGATAGATGCAGTCTGTATTATCAGAATTCTTTTCATCACCACAAAGATAGTCAATACCTCTATATCTCTACGATGATACCCAGTGTTGGAAGTATGGTGCCCGATGTATTGTTCAGACTTTTTAACAGATAACGCGTGTTGTCTGCAGGATCTGTAAGCGGTGCACCATTGGCGTCTGTTACCTGTATAAGGTTGGGCGGACTCTCCAGTTTGGAATTGTAAAGGTTCTGAACATCCACATAAAGATTCAATGACCAACGTTTAAAGAACCATGTTTTATCCACCCGAACATCGAGCTGCGTAAACGCTTTCAAGCGCTCGGTGTTGAAACGGGAATAATCAAGATAGCCTTTGCCTTGTGCATCCCACGCTGCAATTTGTGACGAAACATTGAGATTCCAAGGTGTGTAAGGCGTACCGGAAACATAACGCCACTTAAAACCCGCAGACCAGTTTCTCTTAAATGTTTTGGATAAGGTCATGCTGACCAGATGACGACTGTCCCAGGCCGATGGAACATAGTTGTTGTTTTTATCCTGAAACTCGCTTCTGACGTAAGTATAGCTTGCGATTCCATTAAACCCTTTCCACATTTTGACCCGACCCAGTACCTCAACTCCAAATGCGCGGCCTTTGGAGCGCGATACTACTTCTTCGTTCCCGAACACTCCAAAATCGGCACCGGCACTGGCAAGACAAATTGAGTCGTTTACCGAGAACGGGTAATTGTGATACATTTTATAGAATCCTTCAACAGAAACTTTAAAGTTCTTCTGGTCCTGATAGGCAACACCTGCAACATAATGATCAACGGAAATGTATTTCAAATTGTGATCTCTGTTTACAAGTGCTCCTGCGCTGTTTCTATAACCAAGCATGGTATAAGGCGGCTGCTGGTAGTACCTGCCGGTATTGAAATTGAGCGACCAGTTTTCGTTAATCATCCACGATGCGGAAAAGCGCGGCGAAAACTGGTTAAGCAGATTCTGCATGGACGACGAATAATTATTTGCATCGGCCCTGATGCCCAGCGATAGTGCCAGTCGTTCGCCGAAAATGTTTTTGCTTACCTGTCCGAACAAATTCCATTTGTACATTTCAAGAAATGAATGGTAGTCAATAATAAGGGGCAAATTATTTACAAAGGCCTTCTGATACGTTTTGTTGGTGTATTTAGCGTACTCGGCTCCTGCACCGTAAATGATTTTAAAACCGGCCGTGCGGGTAGTGTTCTCGTAACGGATTTTATTTTCAATTTCATCCGACGTATAATCCGACAACTTGTTGGACGCAACACTTTCGTCGTTCTTAAAATATTTGTATGATGAATTTCTGAGCATATTACGACTGAGCACCCAGGTATCAAAAGAATTTTTCCTGAAATGTCTGTAAACTGCGCCAATGGTATAATTCCACTGATTATAAACCGGCAGATAACTCAGAATGTATCGCTGAGACTCGGTCTTGTTAGCCTTCAGATTCAGGCTTGACTGGTCGTACGCACCCAGACTGATAAACGTAAGCTGATTCTTTTTATCAAGGTCAATTTTTACTTTTAGCTGATAATCATTGTAGGTCGGCAAAAACGGCAGTTGAAGTGCTGTAAACAGCAACTGCAGGTAGGAACGGCGAACCGAGAAAATCATTCCCGCATCTTTTCCCAGTGGAGTGTTAAGCGTCACGGCCAGATCGGAAGCGCCCAAAGCGGCTTTGGCATTGAGTTTATCATGGTTCGGGTCTATTTGCTTCATGTCAATTACCGAACTCATGGCGTTGCCGTAACTTGCCGGAAAAGCACCCGAATAAAATTCTACCTCTCGCAGAAAATCTGTATTGATGATACCCACAGGTCCACCGGAAGCTCCTTGTGTTGCGAAGTGATTCAGATTCGGAATTTCAACATCATCCAGATAGAAACGGTTTTCACCCGTACCGCCTCCGCGAACCACAATGTCGTTACGAAAAGCCGGAGTGGCCGCAACGCCCGGATATGATTGAATTACCTTTGAAATATCACGGTTGCCGCCCGGGTTTTTCTCTATATCCGAAATACCCAGACTCCGCATAGAAATCGGACTTTCTTCTTTGCGCTCAAACGGCGATGCCTTTATGTCAACACCCTGAAGATTGATAACCTTTTCAATCATGGGAATATCAACATCCATCGACCGGGAGTTGCTTACCATAAATTCCTCGGAAACATAATTATCGAAACCGATGGAACTGGCAACAAGTTTTACGTAGCCCGGCTTAACACCGGTGAACGAATACTTTCCGTCAATATCGGAAGTGGCGCCTATGTTGGTTCCGAAAATAACAATATTGGCAAAAGGCAATGGCTCATTGTTCTTGGCATTGTATATCCTTCCCGAAATGTTGCTTTTCTGAGCAATCGCAAAAAAGGAAATCAACAATAGCAGCAGGGTGAAGTGAATTCTGTTTTTCATTTTGAATCGCTATATTAGGTTGCTATTTGTAATATTTCTAAATAAACAAATAACGTTCCTTCGAGTATCAAAGGTAGTCAATATTTTGTAATTAATTCTGAAACAGATATATATCATGTTGTTAAATTGTCATATATGCGCTCCGGCATGACACAGTGTCACAATTTGTGGCAGGAACGGTAATATATGAATTCCATTGAGTTTTCAGGCATAATATGCGTGTTTTTTAAATGGCGGATAATGCTGATACAAGCGTGGGAATATGGAGGATAATTCAGCAAAACTATTATTTTGCTTTAAGGATATTTAATGTAATTTTGCCATACAATCTATAATCTATATAGAATTAGTAGACTAATGGATTGAATACGCTAAATCTTGAATGAATGGGAGCTTTGTACGACAAACTAAAAAACGATGTCCGTTTTGAAGAAGGCCTGAAAGCCTGCATGAATTGCGGCACCTGTACTGCAATATGCGCCGCTTCCGAGTTTTATGAATACGACCCGCGCTCGGTTGTGGATATTGTACAAACACGGAATGAGGAACAGATTCTGGCTCTGCTGAAAAGCGAAACTATTTGGTATTGCGGCGAATGTATGTCGTGCAAAACACGCTGTCCGCGCGGCAATGCGCCGGGTTTGATTATTATGGCATTACGCTCCCTGTCGCAGGAAGAAGGTTATTTTGTGGAATCGGAAAAAGGACGGCAGCAGTTAGCCGTTAAACGGACGGTGGGCGACTGGATTCTGAAAACCGGATATTGTCTGTACCTCGAGGGCATCGGTACTGATCTGCATCCCGAGCAGGGACCGGTGTGGGACTGGAAGCAAAAAAACTGGCGCGGCATCTTCGAAAAACTGGGCGCCAATTACCTCGGCAGCGGTCCGGGCATTCTGCGTAAAATTCCGGAAGAAGCCATGGACGAGCTTCGGAGCATTTTTGAGGTCACCGGAGGCAACGAACGATTCAGGAAAATTGAAGAATATTCTAAAATAAAAGCCGAAGAAATGGGCATGCAGCTCGACGATACCATTGATAACGAGTATTTCAGGCACATTTATTCTTTTAACAGCAATAAACACAACAAGCATGAAGATTGAAGGTAAACAGGCTCTTTGGCAGGAATATCAGAAGGAAATTGCCGACGACAGCTATTTCTACGTGCGTTCCTGTGTGCGGCAGAACTTTTTTCCCGGTTCCGAAACTACTTTTTTGCGCATCCTTCGTAATGAACTTGGAAAAGAGGTGTACGAACACCCATGCCATACAACATGCACCGGTATTGGCTATCATGGCGATATTGTTCCTGTAGAGACGGCCATGACTGTGGTAGCTCGTCAATATGCACTGATGAGCGAGGCCGGTTACAAAAATTTTGTACCGTCCTGTGTAACTTCCTTCGGATTGTACACCGAGATTTTAGACACCTGGCATCATTTTCCCGAACTGGAAGAAAAAATTCGTGAGAACCTCAGAAAAGCCACCGGGCGCGAGTTTGAAGTTCCCGCGAATATGGCTCATGCCAGCGATGTTATTTATAAATTCCGTAAGGAAATCGCCGCCAAGGCAAAGTATAAACTGGTTAATAAAGCTACGGGCGAGCCACTCAAAGTGGTTGAACATATTGGTTGCCATTATTCAAAAATGTTCCCGCACAAAGGTGTCGGCGGTGCCGAATATCCTTATGTGCTTGTCGGAATGGTTGAAGAATGGGGTGGTGAAGTAATTGATTATCCCGAGCGCCGTCATTGCTGCGGATTCGGATTCAGACAATATCTGGTTCAGGCCAATAGGGGCTATTCCATTGCCTGTTCGCACAAGAAATTTGAATCCATGGAGCCTTATAAACCCGATATGATTATTACCAATTGTCCCGGCTGTCCTATGTTTATGGATAAATGGCAATACGCTATTGCGGAAATGTCGGGAAAAACATATGGTCAGGATGGTAAAGGAATTCCTGTATTCACCTTCGAAGAAGTGGCAGGGTTGGTGCTTGGATACGATCCCTGGGAAATAGGTTTGCAGGTGCATCAGGTAGCCTGCGAACCGGTGCTTGATAAAATGGGCATTCCATATGACCCGGAAAAAAAATACAAAGGAATTCATGGTGAGGACCTCGGACGACCCGAGCTGCCTGAGTTTCTCAAAGTCTGTTAAATTAATTCTGTAATTGCTGATGGACCAAAAAAAAGTTATAGTTATTGGTGGTGGAATAGCCGGAATGGAATCGGCTGCGTATCTCTCTGCCATGGGTTATTATGTAACGCTGATTGAGAAAGAAGCCGCGTTGGGCGGTCATCTGCGCAAATGGGACCGACTCTTCCCGACGATGCGCCGTGGCGATGAGGTACTCACATTTCTGAAACAGGGTGTTGAGAACAACGTCAATATTATGTACCGCGCCAATATTATCAAGATAGATGAACTTGGCAAATCGTTTCGCGTAGAGCTCGACAGCGGAACCACGCTCATTGCGGACGCCTTGCTCATTACCACAGGATACGATATTTTTGATGCCCGCCTGAAAGAAGAATACGGCTACGGCATTTACGATAATGTAATTACATCGGCAGAGCTGGAAGGAAAATTTTCGCAGGGCGGGCAAATGCTTACACCAACAGGAAAAGTTCCTGCACGCATCGGCTTCATACATTGTGTCGGCTCACGCGACGAAAAGGTAGGTCATGTCTATTGCTCGAAGGTTTGCTGTGTAACGGCTGTGAAGCAATCAATGGAATTGAAAGAAAAACTTCCTGATGCAGAGCTGTTCTGTTTTTATATGGATATGCGTATGTACGGAATGCATTTCGAAGCATTGTACAAAGAAGCACAGGAAAAGTGGGGAATAAATTTTGTGCGCGGCCGCTTATCGGAAGCTGCTGAAAATATTGACCACAGCATCGTATTAAAAGTGGAAGATACCCTTGCCGGTAAACCCATGAAAATGACGGTTGACTTGCTGGTGCTGATGGTTGGTTTTGTGCCTTCGGAAGGAACCAGACAGATTGGAAAATTACTGGGATTGCAGTTTGGCGTGAACGGATTTTTTAAAACAAAAGACCAGCACACGCTAACCAATGTTTCGAACATTCCGGGCGTATTCTTTGCAGGGTCGTGTACGGCGCCAAAAACCATCACAAATACCATCACCGATGCGCGGGCAGCCGCTGCGGCCATTGCCAGTTACCTCGAAGGCTATAACATCGAAGAACGAACAAAAGCGTACTTTAAAGGAGTTAATAACTAAAAAATGAATTGTTGAATTGATCCGCCAAAAGGCGGACAGGCAGAGGCGGACAGGCATTTTCAAATTGACTAATTTTCAAATTAATTTTTAATGAAAGATTTCGGATATAAAATAAACCCTGACCGCCAGATTGACTATGACGCAAATAGCCGTCAGCTGGCCAACAGCGTTATTTCAAAAGAAGCTACCTTCAATGTATGTATGAGCTGTGGAAGCTGTACCGCTACCTGTAGCGCCGGAGTTTTTACGGATTTTAATCTCAGAAAAATTTTTGTTTTGATAAAAAGAGGGGAGACCTCAACGCTGAAAGAAGAAATGAAAAAATGCATGCTGTGCGGCAAATGCCAGCTTATCTGTCCACGGGGCGTGAATACACGCAAAGTAATATTGTCTATTCACAAAGCACTTGAGAACCATGAAATTTGATCCTTTTGTGCTGCCGTTCAGCATCGGGCTGTTCATATTATTCGTCATCGTTATTGTAAAATTTTCGATGTGGATACGCCGCCTTCCGGCCGACGACCGCAATCGTTTAAATAAAGGTATATTCAGCCGTAAGGTTTTTGGTGCCGGTTGGGAAATAATTACCGAAAGTCTTTTTCACCGACGCGTTTACCGTGTTAACCCGTTGCTTGGTTATATGCACATGAGTTTTGCTTTCGGTTGGTTTATGCTGATAGTACTCGGAAATCTTGAATCGCGCTTACATGCAGGCACCGAACTCAACTTCCCGTATTACCCTATATTTTTCCGCTTTTTCGTCCCCGGGCATGTCAATATTCCCTGGAGCGGGTTCTTCGGTTTCATCATGGACTTCTTTCTGCTTTATGTGATATCCGGTCTGATGCTGGCGATGTTCAAGAGAATATACTCGCGTATGTTCGGCATGAAGAAAACGACCAAAATGAAGCTTTTTGATAAGTTTGCCCTCACTTCTCTTTGGTTCATCTTTCCGTTAAGGCTGTTGGCAGAAAGTTTTACATCGGGTGTGCATCATGGCGGAAGTTTCCTTACCGGCAGTCTGGGCGATTTTTTTGCGGGCTTTCTTCCGGTTGAGCCGCTGTCGTATGTTGCCTGGTGGGCGTACTCATTTGCTCTCGGCATTTTCTTTGTTTCGCTGCCGTATTCAAGGTATATGCACATTCCTGCCGAAATATTGCTGATAGGATTCAGGCGCTTTGGCATCAATCGATATAAACGTTTTGGCGTATTTCAGGAAGTGGAAATCAACTCGTGCCCGCGCTGTGGCGTGTGCATTGATGTTTGCCAGATTTCAACAGCGGCGGGTATTCACGATACACAGGCCGTTTATTTCGTAAAATCTCTGCGTGAAAAGAAAAAAGATGAGGTCATTGCGCAGACATGCCTGGTTTGCGGTCGTTGCAAGGAGTATTGTCCGGTGGCAATCGATACCGATTCATTAAGATTATCACAACGCACTTATCTCGGCGGAAAAAAGTTTTTCAATTACGCTTATCTGCCGCCGGTTGAGACTAAAAAGGTGGATGTAATTTACTTCGCAGGCTGCATGACTCATTTAACGCCGGCTATACGAAAAGCCATGGTCGGTATTCTTGACGCATCGGGCGTGAATTACAGCTTTATGGATGCCGATGGTTCGATATGCTGCGGGCGCCCCCTCATGCTGGCCGGTCAGTATAATGATGCACGTAATCTGATTGACCAGAATAAAAAGATAATACAAGAATCGGGCGCCCGCAGACTCGTTACTTCCTGCCCCATCTGTTTCAGGGTGTTCAATGAAGATTACAAATTGGATATTGAAGTATTACACCACAGTCAGTTTATTTCGGAATTATTGGATAACAATATATTAAAATCCTCAATATCAGACAAAAAGGTGGTTTATCACGATCCGTGCGAACTGGGTCGTGGCTCCGGAATATTTGATGAGCCTAGGAAAGTGATACGAAATTACGCCACATTAGTGCAAACACCACATGAAGCCGAAGCAGGATTATGCTGTGGCGGTTCGCTGGGAAATATTGAAAAATATAACGAGGTCAGAGAAAAGGTTTCTTCTCAAATTGTCGATGAACTGATGAATTCCTGCCCCGATTTTTTAATAACTTCTTGTCCTCTTTGTAAAAAAACATTGGGAAAATATGCCGGAACGAAGGTTAAGGATCTGGCAGAATTGGTGTACGAGGGGCATAAAAATGGTCTTCTTATTAATTGAAAATGAGTTTTATACGAATATTGTATTTGTATAGAAGTAAATCTATTATATATAATGAAAATAAAAATGTTAATAGCTGTTGAAAATTATTTTAAGAAAAACTTGCAATTTTCGACGAAATGAGATTATCTTTGTAGTGATTTATTTGTTTTTTGTTTTTTTTCATAGTATTTAATTTTTCCCCGGTGTCTTCGCGCCATCGGGGTTTTTTATTTTTTGACCGTAACGGCAGCCTGTACTTTCTCAAAAAAACTTCTGTCGAGCGGATATCCCATCTTACCTGCTGTATTAATATCTTCCCATGCCTGTTTGAAGTTTCCAATATCATATGCAGCCACTGAGCGGTTCACAAATGATGCGGCGTCCTTTGGATTCGATTGTATGGCGAGGTCATAATCTTTGATTGCTTCAGCAGGCCTCTTCAGGTTGTATTTTGCAAGCCCGCGCCAGGAATAGACTTCACTTTTTTCAGGCTTAAGTTCAATTGATTTATCGAAAAGCTGAATGGCGGCAGCGTATTCTCCTTTACGGTAATAGGCTAATCCTTTCCAGTAATATCCTTCTTCATCCTTCGGATTCAGTTTCAGGCATTGTTCAAAGTCTTTAAGTGCTTCATCTTCCTTCTTCAGGTTAAGCTTTGCAGTACCTCGCCACAGCCATGCTTTGCTGTCTTCGGGCTTTATCGTCAGATACAGGTCATAGTCGGGCAGCGATGGCTCAAACTGTTTTAGGTTGCTGTACGAATTGGCACGCCCAATCAGCGCATCATTATTTTTCGGGTCCATTTTCAGGCATTTTGAAAAATCAACGATGGCTTCTTCCACTTTCCCCATATTGAACAGTACAACGCCGCGATTCGCAAACGCAGGAAAATAGGTCGAATCCAACGTTATGGAACGCGTAAAATCAGCAACAGCTTTATCATAATTCTTGACCCATCTGTAATAATAATATCCACGGTTATTATACCCGAAAGGCAGATTTGGATATGTTTTGATCTGATCCGTGAAAAGTATTTCCCCGTCTTTCCACAAGCCAATCCGCTGCCATGAAAGAAACGAAAAGAAGAGAATGAATATCCCGGTAAGGATATGCAAAGCCGGTTTATAGCGAAGTATTTTCTTGTCAGTGCTACTGATTCCTTTATCATACATCCAGCCAATAATAAAGAACAGCCCGATATACGGAACGTAGGTGTATCGCTCCGATAATGATGCTCCGCCCACAGATACTATTTGTAATACGAGAACGATGCTGATGAAAAAGAACAGAGCGCCGAAAATGTACTGCCTGCCATACCGCTTCGACCAAACAATGAGTGCGAGCACTGCAATTACAATAGCCGCTGATGCATAATACATGAATGGCAGTAGTCCGTTGATGCGTGCAGGATACGGATACATTACCGCAAGCTTAACGGGTACAAAAAGCTTCGCAATATACAGCACCAGTGTATGACACACAATAATCATGCGCTCGTAGAACGGATAGAGTGGTGTAAGGTCGTGGATGGCACCGCGCTCATTTTGCGAAAACACTGCAAGGATGCCGAATACCAGGGATAGCATTAAGTACGGAATTTTTTCCGTTATCAAGCGAAAGCTTAATTTCCGTTTTATAAACCAGTCAACAGCCAACATGACAATAGGTAAGATAACGGCGGCTGATTTGCTTAATAACGATAAAAAGAAAAAAAGCAGGGATATCCAGTAATTTCTTGTTTTATGCTCCTGTCGTGTAATCCGGAAATAATACCATATCAGAGAAAGCATGAAGAAAAATGTGTAGAGCACGTCTTTACGTTCGCTTACCCATGCCACCGATTCTACATGCATGGGATGTATTCCAAAAAATACTGCGCAAAACCCCGCCAGCAATGGCTTTTTTGAAATCAGACGGATAAACCAGAACACCAGTAATACATTCAGCAGATGAAAAAGAAGGTTATTGAAGTGGTACAATGCTGGATTCTCGCCGGCAACAGAATATTCAAGCGCATAGAACCATGTTGTGAGCGGATGATAATTGCCTTTATAAAATGTAGTCGGATTGAAGATGGTGATGAAATTCTGCCACGTCAGGCTGTGCACGAGTGCGTGTTCATGGATATAACCGCCATCGTCCCAGTTCACAATCCAGCCGTTGCTGAGCGACGGAATATAAACGATTAGTGTAATGATTACCGCAGCCAGAGCGTATATCAGCGGTTTATTGTCTTTGCTCTGCGCATTGGACTTTGCGTTCGGAGCAGGCATAGCAAAAGCCCGCTTGGTATTGCTGGCGGGCTTTTGCGGTAATCTATCCTTATAAATCTGTTGCTTTGCCATAATGCTATCTTCAATAAAGGTTCAAAGATAAAAAAAATGGCAGAAGCGTACCTACACGTATATCTTCTTTGCGGTCTGCATCAGAATCATAAGTTCAATGGCATGTAAGGTGCTGTATGTGTTCACGCCTGTAAAATTGATATCCTGAATTTTCAGACCTGTTTTTGACAGCTGCACTTTTACGCCGCTGCCCTCGTAAATATAATGCTCATCAAACTCCGAAAGTCTGGCAGTGCTGTTTTCATTGCGGTACACAAGAATAGGCGTACCGGTACTTTTGTCAAGAAAATATGCATTTTCCGTTTCGGCAAAACAGCTTTCGGTGAGGCAGAACTTTGGTTTATCCATGAAAGGTCTGCCCGAAGTGGGACAGAAGGTTGTACAGTTACCGCATTCGTTGCAGAATTCAGCAATATTCAAAACCTGCGTTGATTGCTTAATTTCGAATAGTTCGTTGTCGGTAATAGTAACTTTTCCATTGGTGTCTCTTTCGGCATTGTAGATTGTCAGACTGAAAGGTTCCACCTCATAAGTATTGTTAGCGCGATTC encodes:
- a CDS encoding HD domain-containing protein codes for the protein MQLSGHLENPIFKIVADEARKLGAEAFVIGGYVRDILLGRESKDIDIVVAGSGIELAQNVASKLGKNILVTVFKNFGTAMIHHNGLDVEFVGARKESYRADSRKPLVENGSLEDDQNRRDFTINAMAFSLNEFDFGSLIDPFGGHHDLEKKIIRTPLEPDITFSDDPLRMMRAVRFAAQLGFTIEEKTLAAIQRNGKRLAIVSKERITDELNKMMLAPFPSDGFIYMQETGLLEVVLPWVAALQGVEKIGGSGHKDNFFHTIKVLDRVAQRTDNLWLRWAALLHDIAKPLVKKYSEETGWTFHGHEVKGERMVHDIFRELKLPLNEKMKYVQKLVLLHLRPARLAEDEITDSAIRRLLFEAGDTIDDLMLLCEADITSKNQQKVIKYLKNFEIVRHKLAEIEQKDKLRNWQPPVTGEMIMQTFDLQPCREVGIIKNAIREAILDGKIENNYTEAFNFMIDEAKKINIIQKK
- a CDS encoding L-threonylcarbamoyladenylate synthase encodes the protein MRDGNYQRTTIEERKTMTEELLKAYEVLEKGGIILYPTDTIWGIGCDATKVKSVDRIFKIKKRDPARSLIILLDQFEKLHRYVDKVPAIALDLINSIDTPLTIVYPGGKNLAKNLLAEDGSIGIRIVKTEFCRRLISLLNAPLVSSSANFSGQSTPLMFCKISPEIIKSVDYVVDFERDAINQVRPSTVIKFTDNESYQIIRT
- a CDS encoding glycosyltransferase family 9 protein, producing MKRILIIQTASIGDVILATPVAECVHRQEPETIIDILVKKGCESLFAGHPYVRNVLVWDKSSKKYRHLFSLLKKIRREKYDAVINIQRFASSGFLAGFSGAAVRSGFDKNPFSFLFTHKAAHAIGTGIPFVHETERNLTLLKPLFGGGLTAAPRLFPTAAAFAKASEIAQGRYITIAPASLWFTKQWPAEKWAEFISELPADKKIFIIGSGSDQTTAEKIVNLCRGNKPESLCGKLSLLETAALMKDAEMNFTNDSAPQHLASAVNAAVSVVFCSTVPAFGFGPLSDNAVIIETAEPLKCRPCGLHGFNSCPEKHFKCAMAITKEQLLKSVKQ
- a CDS encoding TonB-dependent receptor, with the translated sequence MKNRIHFTLLLLLISFFAIAQKSNISGRIYNAKNNEPLPFANIVIFGTNIGATSDIDGKYSFTGVKPGYVKLVASSIGFDNYVSEEFMVSNSRSMDVDIPMIEKVINLQGVDIKASPFERKEESPISMRSLGISDIEKNPGGNRDISKVIQSYPGVAATPAFRNDIVVRGGGTGENRFYLDDVEIPNLNHFATQGASGGPVGIINTDFLREVEFYSGAFPASYGNAMSSVIDMKQIDPNHDKLNAKAALGASDLAVTLNTPLGKDAGMIFSVRRSYLQLLFTALQLPFLPTYNDYQLKVKIDLDKKNQLTFISLGAYDQSSLNLKANKTESQRYILSYLPVYNQWNYTIGAVYRHFRKNSFDTWVLSRNMLRNSSYKYFKNDESVASNKLSDYTSDEIENKIRYENTTRTAGFKIIYGAGAEYAKYTNKTYQKAFVNNLPLIIDYHSFLEMYKWNLFGQVSKNIFGERLALSLGIRADANNYSSSMQNLLNQFSPRFSASWMINENWSLNFNTGRYYQQPPYTMLGYRNSAGALVNRDHNLKYISVDHYVAGVAYQDQKNFKVSVEGFYKMYHNYPFSVNDSICLASAGADFGVFGNEEVVSRSKGRAFGVEVLGRVKMWKGFNGIASYTYVRSEFQDKNNNYVPSAWDSRHLVSMTLSKTFKRNWSAGFKWRYVSGTPYTPWNLNVSSQIAAWDAQGKGYLDYSRFNTERLKAFTQLDVRVDKTWFFKRWSLNLYVDVQNLYNSKLESPPNLIQVTDANGAPLTDPADNTRYLLKSLNNTSGTILPTLGIIVEI
- a CDS encoding 4Fe-4S dicluster domain-containing protein — its product is MGALYDKLKNDVRFEEGLKACMNCGTCTAICAASEFYEYDPRSVVDIVQTRNEEQILALLKSETIWYCGECMSCKTRCPRGNAPGLIIMALRSLSQEEGYFVESEKGRQQLAVKRTVGDWILKTGYCLYLEGIGTDLHPEQGPVWDWKQKNWRGIFEKLGANYLGSGPGILRKIPEEAMDELRSIFEVTGGNERFRKIEEYSKIKAEEMGMQLDDTIDNEYFRHIYSFNSNKHNKHED